A portion of the Kribbella jejuensis genome contains these proteins:
- a CDS encoding serine hydrolase, which yields MTRRMRTDDLTDLVVPSQPALSPDGKRIAYVVRTLDGDADRNVDQLWLATTDGGTARRITAGPKDVAPAWSPDGTQLAFVRDGQVAVLAVDGGEPETLTDLASGAGAPVWSPDGRRLAFSASVDDGESGPLVADRLDYQADGAGRYGAVRSQLHVLDLETREVRRLTEGSESAGQPTWSPDGTTLAFTRSIGDDSDLRYRSAVHLLAVDDPKAEPHAVALTDGLAATVDYTTDGRSLLVIGWPGDPKGHLRLLLVPLDGGETVDLSGSIDRNVMPGATAYPGGRPHGHDGRVYFCVRDRGCTSLWSVALDGTDARPVLAGDDRVVGGLSVASGNAAITLATGTSYGEIAVVDLSTGEPTVLTEHGGGLKDVELFPREERTFTISDGTNVQAWLVRDPDRSGPTPVLLDIHGGPHNAWNAIADEVHLYHQELAARGWTVLLVNPRGSDGYGEAFFNGALGAWGVADSKDFLEPLDELIAEGTADPDRLAVAGYSYGGFMTCWLTAHDDRFAAAVAGGVVSDLVSMAGTSDDGHFLSAYELGGMPWTRPEQYAAMSPIAKVADVRTPTLIVHGEADLRCPVGQAQQWHTALRELGVPTRLVLYRDAPHAFILTGPPSQRLDFNRRIVDWVEQHAVHAGRPRIDVAHWQKRLAQLAERHHVPGAQLGILRGDEQVEASYGVLNLKTGAPVTGESVFQIGSITKVWTATVAMQLVDEGLLSLDAPLVEVLPELRLRDPDVTKAVTLRHLLTHTSGIDGDIFTDTGRGDDCLEKYVDLLADAAQNHPLGATWSYCNSGFSLLGRVIEKVTGKTWDQAMRERLFTPLGLTHTTTLPEEALVFAAAVGHEDRNGKQQPVRVWGLPRSVGPAGLVTSTVSDVLAFARLHLDGGTAPDGNRLLSEVSATAMTEHQADLPDKLVLGDSWGLGWIRFGWDGQRLYGHDGNTLGQAAFLRILPSQGLAVTLLTNGGNTRDLYEDLYREIFAELAGLTMPAPVAPPAEPIEVDVTPYVGAYERASVRMEVEATPDGPLLRTIMTGPLAELVPDPVEEYPMVPFGPKAFLVKPPEAETWAPVTFYELPTGERYVHFGVRATPRVK from the coding sequence ATGACCCGACGGATGCGTACCGACGACCTGACCGACCTCGTTGTCCCGTCCCAGCCGGCGCTGTCCCCGGACGGCAAGCGGATCGCCTACGTGGTGCGGACTCTGGACGGCGACGCCGACCGCAACGTCGACCAGCTGTGGCTGGCAACGACGGACGGCGGTACGGCGCGACGCATCACGGCCGGCCCGAAGGACGTCGCACCCGCCTGGTCGCCGGACGGCACGCAGCTCGCCTTCGTGCGGGACGGACAGGTCGCCGTACTCGCGGTCGACGGCGGCGAACCGGAGACGCTGACCGACCTCGCCTCGGGTGCCGGTGCACCGGTGTGGAGTCCGGACGGCCGGCGCCTGGCCTTCAGCGCCTCGGTCGACGACGGCGAGAGTGGCCCACTGGTCGCCGACCGGCTCGACTACCAGGCCGACGGTGCCGGTCGGTACGGCGCTGTTCGCAGTCAGCTGCACGTGCTCGATCTCGAGACGCGGGAAGTGCGTCGTCTCACCGAAGGTTCCGAGAGCGCAGGGCAGCCGACGTGGTCGCCCGACGGTACGACGCTCGCCTTCACCCGGAGCATCGGTGACGACAGCGACCTGCGCTACCGGTCCGCCGTACACCTGCTCGCGGTCGACGACCCGAAGGCCGAGCCGCACGCGGTCGCGCTGACCGACGGTCTCGCGGCGACCGTCGACTACACCACGGACGGCCGTTCGCTGCTGGTCATCGGTTGGCCAGGTGACCCCAAGGGGCACCTGCGATTGCTGCTTGTTCCGTTGGACGGCGGCGAAACCGTCGACCTGTCCGGATCGATCGATCGCAACGTGATGCCGGGCGCGACGGCGTACCCGGGTGGACGGCCGCACGGACACGACGGCCGCGTCTACTTCTGCGTCCGCGACCGCGGCTGCACGAGCCTGTGGTCGGTCGCCCTCGACGGCACCGACGCCCGTCCCGTGCTGGCCGGCGACGATCGGGTGGTGGGCGGTCTGTCCGTTGCCTCGGGCAACGCAGCGATCACGCTGGCGACCGGTACGTCGTACGGCGAGATCGCGGTCGTCGACCTGTCCACCGGCGAGCCGACCGTACTCACCGAACACGGAGGCGGCCTGAAGGACGTGGAGCTCTTCCCACGGGAGGAGCGGACGTTCACGATCTCCGACGGGACGAACGTGCAGGCCTGGTTGGTGCGCGATCCGGACCGCTCCGGCCCTACGCCGGTGCTGCTCGACATCCACGGGGGCCCGCACAACGCGTGGAACGCGATCGCCGACGAGGTGCATCTCTACCACCAGGAGCTGGCGGCGCGTGGGTGGACCGTGCTGCTCGTCAACCCCCGCGGTAGCGACGGATACGGCGAAGCCTTCTTCAACGGGGCACTGGGCGCCTGGGGTGTTGCCGACAGCAAGGACTTCCTGGAGCCGCTGGACGAGCTGATCGCCGAAGGGACCGCCGATCCGGACCGGCTGGCCGTCGCGGGCTACAGCTACGGCGGATTCATGACCTGCTGGCTGACCGCGCACGACGACCGGTTCGCCGCCGCGGTCGCCGGTGGTGTGGTCAGTGACCTGGTGAGCATGGCCGGGACCTCCGACGACGGACACTTCCTCAGCGCGTACGAGCTCGGTGGCATGCCGTGGACGCGGCCCGAGCAGTATGCCGCGATGTCGCCGATCGCCAAGGTCGCCGACGTCCGCACGCCGACCCTGATCGTGCACGGTGAAGCCGACCTCAGGTGCCCGGTCGGACAGGCGCAGCAGTGGCACACCGCGTTGCGCGAGCTCGGCGTACCGACCCGGCTGGTCCTGTACCGGGACGCGCCACACGCCTTCATCCTGACCGGACCGCCGTCGCAGCGGCTCGACTTCAACCGCCGCATCGTCGACTGGGTCGAGCAGCACGCGGTCCACGCGGGACGTCCGCGCATCGACGTGGCGCACTGGCAGAAGCGGCTGGCCCAGCTCGCGGAACGGCACCACGTTCCGGGAGCCCAGCTCGGCATCCTTCGCGGCGACGAACAGGTCGAGGCGTCGTACGGCGTACTCAACCTAAAGACAGGCGCTCCGGTGACCGGGGAGTCGGTGTTCCAGATCGGCTCGATCACCAAGGTATGGACCGCGACCGTCGCGATGCAACTGGTCGACGAAGGGCTGCTGTCTCTCGACGCTCCGCTCGTGGAGGTGCTGCCCGAGCTGCGGCTGCGGGACCCGGACGTGACCAAGGCCGTCACGCTGCGGCACCTCCTCACCCACACCAGCGGGATCGACGGCGACATCTTCACCGACACCGGCCGCGGGGACGACTGCCTGGAGAAGTACGTCGACCTGCTGGCCGACGCGGCGCAGAACCACCCGCTCGGCGCGACCTGGTCGTACTGCAACTCGGGCTTCTCGTTGCTCGGCCGGGTGATCGAGAAGGTCACCGGCAAGACCTGGGACCAGGCGATGCGCGAGCGCCTGTTCACGCCGCTCGGGCTCACGCACACGACGACGCTCCCGGAGGAAGCGCTGGTGTTCGCCGCGGCCGTGGGCCATGAGGATCGGAACGGGAAACAGCAGCCCGTCCGGGTGTGGGGACTGCCGCGCTCGGTTGGTCCCGCGGGACTCGTGACGTCGACAGTGTCCGACGTACTGGCTTTTGCTCGTCTGCACCTCGACGGAGGTACGGCGCCGGACGGGAACCGGCTGCTCTCCGAGGTCAGCGCGACGGCGATGACCGAGCATCAGGCCGACCTCCCGGACAAGCTCGTCCTCGGCGACTCGTGGGGACTGGGCTGGATCCGGTTCGGTTGGGACGGTCAGCGGTTGTACGGCCACGACGGCAACACCCTCGGGCAGGCCGCGTTCCTGCGCATCCTGCCGTCGCAGGGGCTCGCCGTGACGCTGCTCACCAACGGCGGCAACACCCGCGATCTGTACGAGGACCTGTATCGCGAGATCTTCGCCGAGCTGGCCGGGCTGACGATGCCGGCGCCGGTGGCTCCGCCCGCCGAGCCGATCGAGGTGGACGTCACGCCGTACGTCGGAGCGTACGAACGCGCGTCGGTCCGGATGGAGGTCGAGGCGACGCCCGACGGCCCGCTGCTGCGGACGATCATGACGGGTCCGCTCGCCGAACTCGTTCCCGATCCGGTGGAGGAGTACCCGATGGTGCCGTTCGGGCCGAAGGCGTTCCTGGTCAAGCCGCCGGAAGCCGAGACGTGGGCGCCGGTGACCTTCTACGAGTTGCCGACCGGCGAGCGTTACGTCCATTTCGGGGTGCGGGCGACGCCCCGGGTGAAGTGA
- a CDS encoding dipeptide/oligopeptide/nickel ABC transporter permease/ATP-binding protein: protein MQRRRWIGVLRTPLGLTATALMVAVLLLAGFGPVVWSDRAGRIDTGDILAGPSAEHWTGTDNLGRDIFYRVLVAGRLSVELALAATVIAIVAGLLLGTAPFLLGRRAGRLVTGAVNIAVAFPGLLLALFFAVIFGVGATGAVLAIGLAGAPAFARLTQTLIAGLAAREFIAAARIAGVNRIRILFRHVLPNIAEPLVVNATLGAGGALLSFAGLSFLGLGVQPPAYDWGRLLYDGIGAIYVNPAAALAPGAAVLVAGLAFNLFGETVAKGLGVTRLGGLARTTIRPRSEPDRQAGQADPQAVQDVVLDVRDLSVSFPGPHGDIRPVREVSFAVRRGEALGVVGESGSGKSLTALAVSRLIDEPGRVDADRLEFLGTDLRGPDTKARQRLLGTSLAMVFQDPMTSFNPTQRIGGQLAEVARHHHGLGRRAALARAADRLRAVRIPSAERRIRQYPHEFSGGMRQRAMIGMGLMSTPALIVADEPTTALDVTVQRQILELLDAIRQADDVALVLISHDVTVVREVCDRVLVMYAGRIVEDLPAGELTTGARHPYTRALVAAVPDLETDLDQPLAVIPGRPVAPADVPAGCAFADRCPLADERCRAEDPPLLGDASGRRVACWHPGEPLAVASSVDELVEAP from the coding sequence ATGCAGCGGCGACGATGGATCGGCGTACTCCGTACCCCGCTCGGGCTCACCGCGACGGCTCTGATGGTCGCGGTCCTGCTGCTGGCGGGATTCGGGCCGGTGGTCTGGTCGGACCGGGCCGGCCGGATCGACACCGGTGACATCCTGGCCGGACCGTCCGCCGAGCACTGGACCGGAACGGACAACCTGGGTCGTGACATCTTCTACCGCGTCCTGGTGGCCGGGCGGCTTTCGGTGGAGCTCGCACTCGCCGCGACCGTGATCGCGATCGTGGCCGGTCTACTGCTCGGCACCGCACCGTTCCTGCTCGGTCGCCGGGCGGGCCGGCTCGTCACCGGCGCGGTCAACATCGCGGTCGCGTTCCCGGGACTGTTGCTCGCGCTCTTCTTCGCAGTGATCTTCGGCGTCGGCGCGACCGGAGCCGTGCTCGCGATCGGCCTGGCCGGAGCTCCGGCGTTCGCCCGGCTGACGCAGACCCTGATTGCCGGTCTCGCCGCGCGTGAGTTCATCGCGGCCGCGCGGATCGCCGGGGTGAACCGGATCCGCATCTTGTTCCGGCACGTGCTGCCGAACATCGCCGAGCCGTTGGTCGTCAACGCCACCCTCGGCGCGGGCGGCGCTCTGCTGTCCTTCGCGGGGCTGTCGTTCCTCGGCCTCGGCGTGCAGCCACCGGCCTACGACTGGGGCCGGCTGCTGTACGACGGCATCGGCGCGATCTACGTGAACCCGGCGGCCGCGCTGGCTCCCGGTGCCGCCGTACTGGTTGCCGGGCTGGCGTTCAACCTGTTCGGCGAGACCGTTGCCAAAGGCCTCGGTGTCACCCGGCTCGGTGGTCTCGCCCGTACGACGATCCGGCCGAGGTCCGAGCCCGATCGTCAAGCCGGGCAGGCGGATCCGCAAGCGGTGCAGGACGTCGTACTCGACGTCCGGGACCTGTCCGTGAGCTTCCCCGGCCCGCACGGTGACATCCGCCCGGTCCGTGAGGTGTCCTTCGCCGTACGACGGGGCGAGGCGCTCGGGGTGGTGGGGGAGTCGGGCTCCGGCAAGTCGCTCACCGCGCTGGCGGTCTCGCGACTGATCGACGAACCGGGCCGGGTCGACGCCGATCGGCTGGAGTTCCTCGGGACCGATCTGCGCGGCCCGGACACCAAGGCGCGACAGCGGTTGCTAGGGACCTCGCTCGCAATGGTGTTCCAGGATCCGATGACCTCGTTCAACCCCACCCAACGGATCGGTGGCCAACTGGCCGAGGTGGCTCGTCATCACCACGGGTTGGGCCGGCGCGCGGCGTTGGCTCGGGCGGCCGATCGGCTGCGGGCGGTCCGGATTCCGTCGGCCGAACGGCGGATCCGGCAGTACCCGCACGAGTTCTCCGGCGGTATGCGGCAACGGGCGATGATCGGGATGGGGCTGATGAGCACGCCTGCGCTGATCGTCGCGGACGAGCCGACCACCGCGCTGGACGTCACCGTGCAGCGGCAGATTCTCGAGCTGCTCGACGCGATCCGGCAGGCGGACGACGTCGCACTCGTCCTGATCAGTCATGACGTCACGGTCGTCCGCGAAGTGTGCGACCGCGTGCTGGTGATGTACGCCGGCCGCATCGTGGAGGACCTCCCGGCGGGTGAGCTGACCACCGGGGCACGTCATCCGTACACCCGCGCTCTGGTGGCCGCCGTACCCGATCTGGAGACCGATCTCGATCAGCCGCTGGCCGTGATTCCGGGTCGGCCGGTCGCGCCCGCCGACGTACCGGCGGGATGTGCTTTCGCCGACCGCTGTCCGTTGGCCGACGAGCGTTGCCGGGCCGAGGACCCGCCGCTGCTGGGCGACGCTTCGGGGCGTCGGGTCGCGTGCTGGCATCCCGGCGAGCCGCTTGCGGTCGCGTCGTCCGTCGACGAGCTGGTGGAGGCGCCGTGA
- a CDS encoding PucR family transcriptional regulator, giving the protein MSSSSPRASLSRIVDDLGATLLELVHGDTGPAVGIGGVVIHDPVDAPPLPPHALILGVGLDDPERITELLGSLRRGEAAALVLRAPVPLTPAVRAAADAAGLALLGLSRGVPWAHLTAMLRSLLAEGDVGVAEPESLGGLPSGDLFAVANAVAALLDAPITIEDRNSRVLAFSGRQDEADASRVETILGRQVPERFSRMLSERGVFRELHRSDRPVYIEPLPDPRSGLTMLRVAIAVRAGDEFLGSIWAAVPEPLSAERTEALTDAVKLVALHLLRVRAGADVQRRLRADLLSSALEGGAGAHDALERLGLAGRPLVVLAVAFRESAAEGAIVAQELERVGDALAVHLGAVQPRSAAALVGGVIYGLVPAAEDSVVRIATDFLHRVGDRMCPVIGLGPVADDLAGIVHARACADRALRVLRERRGEPRIARLADVQVESLLLELRDLATARGDRPGEALDRLIRYDDQHRSSLVETLHAWLDAFGDVPSASEALQVPANTFRYRLRRAIEIGNLDLTDPTTRFGLHLQLRVLVPHHPHPK; this is encoded by the coding sequence ATGAGCTCGAGCAGCCCACGTGCCAGTCTGTCCCGGATCGTCGACGATCTCGGGGCGACCCTGCTCGAACTGGTGCACGGGGACACCGGGCCTGCCGTCGGCATCGGCGGCGTGGTCATCCACGATCCGGTCGACGCTCCGCCGCTGCCACCGCACGCCCTGATCCTCGGTGTCGGTCTGGATGACCCCGAGCGGATCACCGAACTCCTCGGGAGTCTGCGGCGGGGCGAGGCCGCGGCGCTCGTTCTCCGGGCGCCGGTGCCGTTGACCCCTGCGGTCCGCGCGGCCGCGGACGCGGCGGGCCTGGCGCTGCTCGGGCTCAGCCGTGGTGTGCCGTGGGCGCACCTCACCGCGATGCTGCGGTCGTTGCTTGCCGAGGGCGACGTCGGTGTCGCGGAGCCCGAGTCGCTCGGTGGACTGCCGTCGGGCGACCTGTTCGCGGTGGCCAACGCCGTCGCTGCGCTGCTCGACGCACCGATCACGATCGAGGACCGCAACTCCCGCGTGCTGGCCTTCTCCGGCCGCCAGGACGAGGCCGACGCGTCCCGGGTCGAGACGATTCTCGGCCGGCAGGTACCAGAACGGTTCTCCCGGATGTTGTCCGAGCGCGGGGTGTTCCGGGAGCTGCATCGCAGCGATCGGCCGGTGTACATCGAACCGTTGCCCGACCCCCGTTCCGGGCTGACGATGCTCCGGGTGGCGATCGCGGTCCGCGCCGGCGACGAGTTCCTCGGCTCGATCTGGGCGGCCGTGCCCGAGCCGCTGAGCGCGGAGCGGACCGAGGCCCTGACGGACGCCGTGAAGCTCGTCGCCCTGCACCTGTTGCGCGTGCGCGCCGGTGCCGACGTACAGCGTCGTCTCCGGGCCGACCTGCTCAGCTCGGCGCTCGAAGGCGGTGCGGGCGCCCACGACGCGCTCGAACGGTTGGGGCTGGCCGGCCGGCCACTCGTCGTACTGGCGGTCGCGTTCCGCGAGTCCGCGGCCGAAGGCGCGATCGTCGCGCAGGAGCTCGAGCGGGTCGGCGACGCCCTCGCCGTACATCTGGGCGCCGTGCAGCCACGATCCGCGGCGGCGCTCGTCGGTGGGGTGATCTACGGGCTGGTGCCGGCGGCCGAGGACAGCGTCGTACGCATCGCGACCGACTTCCTGCACCGGGTCGGCGACCGGATGTGCCCGGTCATCGGGCTCGGGCCCGTCGCCGACGATCTGGCCGGCATCGTGCACGCCCGCGCCTGTGCGGACCGGGCGCTGCGGGTGCTCCGCGAGCGGCGCGGCGAACCACGGATCGCCCGGCTGGCCGACGTACAGGTCGAATCCCTGCTGCTCGAGCTCCGCGACCTCGCGACCGCCCGCGGCGACCGTCCCGGCGAGGCGCTCGACCGACTGATCCGGTACGACGACCAGCACCGCAGCTCCCTGGTCGAGACCCTGCACGCCTGGCTGGACGCCTTCGGAGACGTCCCATCGGCCTCCGAGGCGCTACAGGTGCCCGCCAACACCTTCCGCTACCGCCTACGCCGAGCAATCGAGATCGGCAACCTGGACCTGACCGACCCCACCACCCGCTTCGGCCTCCACCTCCAACTCCGAGTCCTCGTCCCCCACCACCCCCACCCCAAATAA
- a CDS encoding ABC transporter ATP-binding protein, translating to MSELCFDDVRVTYGRTAAVDGVSLTVPAGHIVGLVGESGSGKSTLARAAVGLAPLDGGQILLDGRPVPTRGRQRPLQLVFQDPYSSLDPRMRIGESIAEIIPPGGSRAERRAEVERLLGLVHLDPAQAGSYPSQLSGGQRQRVALARALAGRPRVVIADEITSALDVSIQGAVLNLVRELQRELGLTILFISHNLAVVRYVSTQLAVMYRGRIVEHGPTDRVLAEPRDDYTRELLAAVPGPKALTHRSKP from the coding sequence GTGAGCGAGTTGTGCTTCGACGACGTGCGAGTGACCTACGGCCGGACCGCAGCCGTCGACGGTGTCAGCCTGACCGTCCCGGCCGGGCACATCGTCGGCCTGGTGGGGGAATCCGGATCGGGTAAATCCACCCTGGCCCGGGCCGCGGTGGGACTCGCGCCGTTGGACGGTGGACAGATCCTGCTCGACGGCCGGCCGGTACCGACCCGGGGCCGGCAGCGTCCACTGCAGCTGGTGTTCCAGGACCCGTACTCCTCGCTCGATCCACGAATGCGGATCGGCGAGAGCATCGCGGAGATCATCCCGCCCGGTGGCTCGCGGGCCGAGCGCCGCGCCGAGGTCGAGCGGCTGCTCGGGCTCGTCCATCTCGATCCCGCGCAGGCCGGGTCGTACCCGTCCCAGCTGTCCGGTGGTCAGCGTCAGCGGGTCGCGTTGGCCCGCGCGCTCGCCGGCCGTCCGCGGGTCGTGATCGCCGACGAGATCACGTCCGCACTGGACGTCTCGATCCAGGGCGCCGTACTCAACCTCGTCCGCGAGCTCCAGCGTGAGCTCGGGCTGACCATCCTCTTCATCTCGCACAACCTCGCGGTGGTCCGTTACGTGTCGACCCAGCTCGCGGTCATGTACCGCGGCCGGATCGTCGAGCACGGACCGACCGACCGCGTCCTGGCCGAGCCCCGCGACGACTACACGCGCGAATTGCTCGCCGCCGTACCCGGGCCCAAGGCCCTGACCCACAGGAGCAAACCATGA
- a CDS encoding GNAT family N-acetyltransferase yields the protein MTRAEDQGGLKVLADPVLDRASAAAEAAALTAGVVVRDIRELTELDEVVRLYGAIWGSGTNPQVTVELLRALTKAGNYVGGAFAGQRLVGACVGFFHAPAEDALHSHIAGVSRNGIGRGIGFALKLHQRAWALQRGVSEVAWTFDPLIRRNAYFNLAKLGARADEYLPNFYGAMTDAINGGDDSDRLLVRWRLAEESVTAACAGTPLSADTVDTGAAVVALGISGTGAPVMGSSAGTTCLVAVPSNIEELRVREPAVARRWRVAVRETLGVLLADGGRITGFDRAGWYVVRREQ from the coding sequence ATGACAAGAGCTGAAGACCAGGGCGGCCTGAAGGTGCTCGCCGACCCGGTCCTGGACCGTGCGTCGGCCGCGGCCGAGGCGGCAGCACTGACCGCGGGCGTGGTCGTCCGCGATATCCGGGAGCTGACCGAACTGGACGAGGTCGTGCGGCTGTACGGCGCGATCTGGGGCAGCGGGACCAATCCGCAGGTCACCGTGGAGTTGTTGCGCGCGCTGACCAAGGCCGGGAACTACGTCGGCGGCGCGTTCGCGGGTCAGCGGTTGGTCGGGGCTTGCGTCGGGTTCTTCCACGCGCCCGCCGAGGACGCCCTGCACAGTCACATCGCTGGCGTTTCCAGGAACGGCATCGGGCGTGGGATCGGTTTCGCGCTCAAACTGCACCAACGCGCCTGGGCGCTGCAGCGCGGCGTCTCCGAGGTGGCCTGGACGTTTGACCCGCTGATCAGACGCAACGCGTACTTCAACCTGGCGAAACTCGGTGCCCGCGCGGACGAGTACCTGCCGAACTTCTACGGCGCCATGACGGATGCGATCAACGGCGGCGACGATTCCGATCGGCTGCTGGTGCGTTGGCGCCTTGCCGAGGAGTCGGTCACTGCGGCTTGTGCGGGCACGCCGCTCAGCGCCGACACAGTCGATACCGGTGCGGCGGTCGTTGCCCTCGGCATCTCCGGAACGGGTGCCCCGGTCATGGGCTCGTCGGCCGGGACGACCTGTCTGGTCGCCGTACCGTCGAACATCGAGGAACTCCGGGTGCGTGAACCCGCGGTCGCGCGGCGGTGGCGGGTGGCAGTGCGCGAGACCCTCGGCGTACTGCTTGCCGACGGTGGGCGGATCACAGGTTTCGATCGAGCGGGCTGGTACGTGGTGAGGAGAGAGCAGTGA
- a CDS encoding M20/M25/M40 family metallo-hydrolase, producing the protein MLHNLLADLLADIQALVECESPSGDLAAVAHSAAVVERIGTAHLGIAPDRIVLDGRTHLRWRLGARPRILLLGHHDTVWPLGSLAIRPFSVEGGVLRGPGCFDMKAGLAMAIHAAAGLDGVTLLVTGDEELGSPSSRSLIEQEARAAEAALVLEASADGGALKTERKGVSLYDVRITGRAAHAGLEPERGVNATLELAHQALAVAALGASELGTSVTPTVSRAGTTTNTVPAEGSFAVDVRVRTTAEQDRVDTAIRGLRPLLPGAAIEVGGGPNRPPLESSSILFDRIRVVAARLGMPAPTAAAVGGASDGNFTAGVGTPTLDGLGAVGGGAHADDEHVLIEPLTARTALLRALIEDLLTHPIRHLTSTATGTQ; encoded by the coding sequence ATGCTGCACAACCTCTTGGCGGATCTGTTGGCGGACATCCAGGCTCTCGTCGAGTGCGAGTCACCGTCGGGAGACCTGGCCGCCGTGGCTCACTCCGCCGCCGTGGTGGAGCGGATCGGCACCGCGCACCTCGGCATCGCGCCCGATCGGATCGTGCTCGACGGCCGTACCCATTTGCGCTGGCGACTCGGCGCACGGCCGCGGATCCTGCTGCTCGGCCATCACGACACCGTGTGGCCGCTGGGTTCGCTGGCGATCCGTCCGTTCTCGGTCGAAGGCGGCGTACTGCGGGGTCCGGGCTGTTTCGACATGAAGGCCGGGCTGGCGATGGCCATCCATGCGGCCGCCGGACTGGACGGCGTCACGCTCCTGGTCACCGGCGACGAGGAGCTCGGATCGCCGTCGTCGCGGTCGCTGATCGAGCAAGAGGCCCGGGCCGCTGAGGCCGCATTGGTGCTCGAGGCATCCGCCGACGGTGGCGCGCTCAAGACCGAACGCAAGGGCGTGTCACTGTACGACGTACGCATCACCGGCAGGGCCGCGCACGCGGGACTCGAGCCGGAGCGCGGGGTCAACGCGACTCTCGAGCTCGCTCATCAGGCACTCGCAGTCGCCGCACTGGGCGCTTCGGAGCTCGGTACGTCGGTGACGCCGACGGTGTCCCGTGCCGGTACGACGACGAACACGGTGCCGGCCGAAGGATCGTTTGCCGTGGACGTGCGCGTCCGGACCACGGCCGAGCAGGATCGCGTCGACACAGCGATACGTGGACTGCGACCGTTGCTGCCGGGCGCCGCGATCGAGGTCGGCGGCGGACCGAATCGCCCGCCGCTGGAGTCCTCCTCCATCCTGTTCGACCGGATCCGCGTGGTCGCCGCCCGGCTGGGGATGCCGGCCCCGACGGCGGCCGCGGTCGGCGGTGCGTCGGACGGCAACTTCACGGCCGGCGTCGGTACGCCGACACTCGACGGACTCGGCGCGGTCGGCGGCGGCGCGCATGCCGACGACGAGCATGTCCTGATCGAACCGCTCACCGCACGGACCGCGCTCCTGCGCGCCCTCATCGAGGACCTGCTGACTCATCCGATCCGGCATCTGACGTCAACTGCCACGGGGACACAATGA
- the menC gene encoding o-succinylbenzoate synthase yields the protein MKLNGVELRHVSMPLVAPFRTSFGTQTTRDVLLLRVVSDESEGWGECVAMTDPLYSSEYVDGAADVLRRFLVPALAAAGPIDANAVATVLAPYRGHRMAKAALEAAVLDAELRAEGRSFARELGAVHDRVPCGVSVGIMDSVPALLDAVGNYLDEGYLRIKLKIEPGWDVEPVRAVRERYGDDVLLQVDANTAYTLADARHLARLDPFGLLLIEQPLDEEDVLGHAELARLIETPVCLDESITSARSAAAAIRLGACQVVNIKPGRVGGYLEARRIHDVCVAHGVPVWCGGMLETGIGRAANVALAALPGFVLPGDTSASGRYYRTDITEPFVLADGHLAVLTGPGLGVSPVPELLDEATTGVEWLAV from the coding sequence GTGAAGCTGAATGGTGTTGAACTGCGGCACGTCTCGATGCCGCTCGTCGCTCCGTTCCGTACGTCGTTCGGCACGCAGACCACCCGCGACGTGCTGTTGCTGCGGGTCGTCAGCGACGAGTCAGAGGGCTGGGGGGAGTGCGTCGCGATGACCGACCCGCTGTACTCCTCGGAGTACGTCGACGGTGCCGCCGACGTACTGCGGCGGTTCCTGGTGCCCGCGCTGGCGGCGGCCGGCCCGATCGACGCGAACGCCGTCGCCACGGTGCTGGCGCCGTACCGGGGTCACCGGATGGCGAAGGCCGCGCTCGAGGCCGCTGTCCTCGACGCCGAGTTGCGCGCCGAGGGGCGTTCGTTCGCGCGGGAGCTCGGCGCGGTGCACGACCGGGTGCCGTGCGGGGTGTCGGTCGGCATCATGGACAGCGTCCCGGCGCTTCTCGATGCGGTCGGCAACTATCTCGACGAGGGCTACCTGCGGATCAAGCTGAAGATCGAGCCCGGGTGGGACGTCGAGCCGGTCCGGGCGGTCCGGGAGCGGTACGGCGACGACGTCCTGCTGCAGGTCGACGCGAACACTGCGTACACGCTGGCCGATGCGCGGCACCTTGCCCGGCTCGATCCGTTCGGGCTGCTGCTGATCGAGCAGCCGCTGGACGAGGAGGACGTGCTCGGGCACGCCGAGCTCGCGCGGCTGATCGAGACGCCGGTCTGCCTGGACGAGTCGATCACGTCCGCGCGGTCGGCCGCCGCGGCGATCCGGCTGGGTGCGTGCCAGGTGGTGAACATCAAACCGGGCCGTGTCGGCGGATATCTCGAGGCACGCCGCATCCACGACGTCTGCGTCGCACACGGCGTGCCGGTGTGGTGCGGCGGGATGCTCGAGACCGGGATCGGCCGGGCCGCGAACGTGGCGCTGGCCGCGCTGCCCGGGTTCGTCCTGCCCGGCGACACGTCGGCGTCCGGGCGCTACTACCGTACGGACATCACCGAGCCGTTCGTCCTGGCCGACGGGCACCTCGCCGTACTGACGGGTCCTGGATTGGGGGTGTCACCTGTGCCCGAGCTGCTGGACGAAGCCACCACCGGAGTCGAGTGGCTGGCGGTGTAG